One window of Stenotrophomonas indicatrix genomic DNA carries:
- a CDS encoding alpha/beta fold hydrolase produces the protein MTLQPFELQVAGVRVAGLRRAGDGPRVLALHGWLDNAASFVPLAPHLPQLDLVAIDLPGHGHSAHLPTGAVYTTPAAITHVLDVADALGWDRFTLMGHSMGAGIASLTAAVSDRIERLVAIEALGGLRGPEEDTASRLREHVDATRALARKQLRVFPDLAAPIRARMMTNQLSEGCARLLVERGVEPVEGGYRWCSDPRLMLPTAIRLSEGQIDNLLQAISCPTQVIYATPAQPYYPEPMRSERLQHLRDGRLAVFPGNHHLHMEHPAQVAAVIDAFLSENSNAR, from the coding sequence ATGACCCTGCAGCCGTTTGAACTGCAGGTCGCAGGCGTCCGCGTGGCCGGCCTGCGCCGTGCGGGCGACGGGCCGCGCGTGCTGGCCCTGCACGGCTGGCTCGACAATGCGGCCAGCTTCGTACCGCTGGCGCCGCATCTGCCACAACTGGACCTGGTGGCGATCGACCTGCCCGGACACGGCCACAGCGCACATCTGCCCACCGGTGCGGTGTACACCACGCCGGCGGCGATCACCCATGTACTCGATGTCGCCGACGCGCTGGGCTGGGACCGGTTCACCTTGATGGGCCATTCAATGGGTGCCGGCATTGCCAGCCTCACCGCAGCGGTCAGTGATCGCATCGAACGCCTGGTCGCCATCGAGGCGCTCGGCGGCCTGCGCGGACCGGAAGAAGACACCGCCAGCCGTCTGCGCGAACACGTCGATGCCACCCGTGCACTCGCGCGCAAGCAACTGCGCGTGTTCCCCGATCTGGCCGCACCGATCCGGGCGCGAATGATGACCAACCAGCTCAGCGAAGGCTGCGCCCGCCTGCTGGTCGAACGCGGTGTCGAGCCGGTCGAAGGCGGCTATCGCTGGTGCAGCGATCCGCGCCTGATGCTGCCCACTGCGATCCGCCTCAGCGAAGGCCAGATCGACAACCTGCTGCAGGCCATCAGCTGCCCGACCCAGGTGATCTATGCCACGCCTGCGCAACCATACTATCCCGAGCCGATGCGCAGCGAGCGCCTGCAGCACCTGCGTGATGGCCGCCTGGCGGTATTCCCCGGCAACCATCATCTGCACATGGAACACCCGGCACAGGTTGCTGCGGTCATCGATGCATTCCTGAGCGAAAACAGCAACGCGCGCTGA